tataaattagaatcattAACCTACCGTattttagttcaataatttaaatattttgaatatttttatattattttcttataataaaatattgggagtcaaatattaatttgatttcataattatattttcataatcatcaCAGGtacctagaaataataaaacagattgctaactcatgataatataattgaaatcaaaatccacCATTTTCATGAGAATTGCGGGTTTTGCCACCAGAACATTTATAAGCCCCTGCGGTTATTGCTATTTTCTTACTACCTACAACTtcgaaaaaaaagaatttcgattgattagattatcaatttttttcattattatattattataatatgatcatatgtCTGTAAGTTTTTATACTGATACTTTATTGGAATGAAATcgcagtacataatattaaattattgatgtaaaattatttttgtatttttattaattacgtcTTTATTGTTAAGTATGCGGTGCATGCTGAGCATGCCTGGAGAATTCGCCACTGGtacatacttttcaaattaaaatatctaaaaccaataaattaactaaataaaatgcatgctTTGAAATGCATCTTTTCGTATTATATGGCAAATTATTTGTACGCATTAAGAGTTTTTggggagttattttttgtattgagctaaatatgtttaaaaataccggcataccctgcgaaaaaagtctgcgcacgcctatgatactaatataatatataggaaacTTGAacgatgtaatattaaattattttttgaaaatatctgtttataatactttatattcgtttatttttttaatatgaaacagACAAAGAGTtagatgtttttgtttttttgcttGTCATACTCATatccattgttttaaaaattatatttgtattatacagcTAAACGTGTAAAGCagtaacattatattgttcaatgataaatatttaagtactcaCCTACctgattaaaaaaagttttaaaatacacttatgatgtaatatttgtaaaaaaatatttacatgttgatcatattaattaaaagcatattttaataaataatccattacatcattaaaaataaacgataaGAAAGAaagtagttattttaatttaatttcaataaaccaATTACTTTCTGACAGAActacagcatattattatattaatacacaaaCACATGCATTTGATAacttgtattaggtacctacatttatatatataaatatataatgtaattatgtaaatggTAAATGCCGTAAATCTATttcaatatatgtattatgtatgggCATCACGaagatttacaaaatttattttcgaGCGAACGTAAAATTGTCGATTAATTGATCCTAATTTTATTCGGAAATTCACacgtcatatttattaaaataatagaagttttatgattttatattatttatttttatataagcctatatactataatttatgcaAGGTGATTTACCGAACATATAACTCACTTGAATTTCTttcttcataaataaataatttaaattttgatttttaaaatttttgagtaggtacgtatataggtacttgaggagcatattttaaattatttagaatttgtataccatttaaggagtgtcctgtggcaataaaaacatatttttttcaaatgagaccgatcttttttactgtaacttattaagtaaatgattttttttgaaaatgttgatctaTCTAAATCGAAATTTCAACAAGTGGTTTCTgagctattaaaatgtttaattttgtcaataactGGTGTAGTGTAAGAATTCTCGttgtttcattaaatttttttggatttacccaaaagtaggtatctacctagGTAGTCAGCCGGAGACAGATGGTAGATAGTAGATTGTAGATACCAACTTGCTACCAGAAACCACCCTTAAAGTTAAAGTTCTAATCATTCTCAACTATAAAACGTATTACGTGTACTTACCAACACggattaaaaaacacataaatgctttatgaatttcttataaaatgagTATGAGCAATGAGCATATTATGCTTTCGTTAATTGCCCTGTTAAGGCCtagttaaagtttaaaataagtttattttacattaatggttaatagttaatactataataatataatattatgttcaataattattttattataataaaatcgcaTATACCtattcttacttttttttattaattaaaaatgaaataacaaagtgtacctatatagcctactaaatagtaaataatattaccaagaACTAACCCACCTGGCCACCTGCTAGCTGCCTGCAGGCACTCAACattcttacaaaatataacatttttatttaatatactataatacaaggTTGAAGGTATAACAGAATgacctgacaaataaaataacttgttctaatcaaaaaaaaatctattcataatttattgacatgAGTCAATCTATTATCATGCATAGACCATAATTCCTATAATTCATGATTTTTGTCATATACGTTTAACTAGTAGGTAtcattttgtattatgtatatacattatacaactaTAACATACACAccaattgtgttataatttattatcgaaCCAATTGATTAATCATGCCATTCACGTATTAcgtgtacttaatatattaatatgtaataaaagtatataaaacactaactgaaaaaaaaaaattaattttagataaaccattgtttaatatactacctataacaatcgattgaattttcaaatttgctATTTCAACTTATactttaagattttttatgtcaactaaaaagaaaaatataattattagtaggttCTATCATATAGAATAgattaaatcttaaatattataggctatagttATGTGCTTGTCGcctatgtatactataatatcccTATGGGTTTtgacattatataggtaccagtgTATCTAACTACCGTCTACCAGTATATCTATCGCCTAGTCtaggtatagatatatttatacggctaaaaataatattatattattaaatcgttttaaataattatattattgtaatatatctataatctatattactttatatacagtaagtacctatgcttagtattactataattttattttttttatttttatttattagaatgtaCAGGCTAGacccttttttaatattaattaatgtatcagtaattagtagatacctacctataatctatatataaatatattctatagactataatatatggCCATATGGGTCATGACTGAtgagtaagtatattatgtacctattcaatatttggatgaaaataatgttatttgatttaattaatggTTTGCGttaacatgaaaatatttatttttttaaataatacttatcttgaaattatattttgtaataccttcagatatacattatacaattaggtactatgaagaattaagaatttttaatccTAGTGTGAGTATTAATGATTTAACTGGATCCTAAACAGATTATGTTTCTAATACAGAAGTCTACAGgtattgttgtattaaaaaaaaaaaaaaaaacaatatgacaTCTGTTAGCCTCGACGTGCGTACCTACTATATGAACTAAAAAAGTTGTAGTGGTTAAGGAAGAAAATCGGGTCATTACCTCAACCATTCTCGATACTTCCTACATCCTATCTGGGTCAGTATGCAGGAATGTcgagtgtaatatataattaaatacgtaACGAAATTACATTTAAAGGCAAAATTGAATGATTATGTTTACTACTATATTAGTTCCTATTGTACagctaaatttaaaaagaaactttttttattaccaattatttagaaaatactaaccataatttattagttatttaatacaattatacaaaagaagcgtataaattgtataacatgaaaagataataatataaattgtacgatgtatatattaatatattattggtgtatttaataattaaatgggtaaaataattttcttgttctaaattgaaaatataaatataactatttgtaggtaatttgtatacatttcttTTCGTCGCTAAATaagtgttatacctatatagaattattaaaacttaattatacgTCTATTATGTGAGAAATTGATgctttgtttaaaaaaattagttatactTTCTCGTTAGAAAAATGATTAAACTAAGTATAAATGTGTACTATTAGTTTTgcataaatactattaaaaatagataCCCCATTTTGAATTCTAAACTAATTTAACAATGTATTTAGGtacaaatatacattacacaatatacatatataaccaTGTTATGGGTTTTAGTATTActgtaggtattaatttattgtacacctatataggctataaatgtacctacctaaatattacatatcacaccttattaattagttactaattaattatttagattataggtttattataaattataatacttaaacattaaatattatgaataataacacaCGTATAAGTAaaggtaatataggtattgttaatGAATTACCCATACGGccatacatgtatattgtatactatctatttatataggtacctatatgaaacaGTTAACAGgacaatataggtactctaataataataaagtatatactatattgatatattattaaattattaaaaatgataatacctaatacttactatattatatatacttataagtgacaaattaggtatacaaaaaataatggagTTAAAAGCTGTATTAATCATGCTATCTCactttatatagtacctaactataggaataaatattaattatttcaaaaagaacCTTTTGACCTTTTAAGCAAACccctttaaaaattatattttattaatgatttaagcaatactttttttttacttacctatccatatattttgaaattgtattaagaGCCTTGTGCATATTACCtgcgttatttatttatttattattattttgcaaacaaacaataattattaaaatatttaatttttttcattttacgaCAGGTACACATTTTGATTCTCGTACATATCATACAGAATTTTAAGCTATAGTTATGTTTGGAAATGACGACattgtactttttataaattgtttactatttcaccctataataattaatcttgaATTCAAACACTCAATAACTCTGCCCAGaacgaatttatattatagatatgtatttgtttaatcaatataggtacacaataaatattcttattgtgaatcaaaaattatttttattttgcttacGAATATTCTTGTCAACCTTATAGTCTTAACTTTTTAGACAATATTGAGAGTAGGTAGgctataaaactttaaaaggtacctactatattcgGAATACATATAGGTCGTACACGTTTTGAACTATAGAACTACACAAACATGATGATTAGTATACCAATGCTTATGtctaaataaatgtaggtatacaatttttttatattattggtaaaGTAGTGATGTGTTGTGATTGCAATATGTTTAATTCGTATTTTTTACGTCACGATGTGAACGCGCTTAGTTGGCAGTgcgtagtaggtatacctactcttTAGTGAATAGGATAGCTGTAGTTAGGAAGGCAGGATCCACGATTCACGAGTCAAGTTCGGTGGGGCTCAGTCTGGGTCAGTAGAGTGCCGGACTCGAATGTGTCATCAGGTCAATGTGCTATACATTAAAATCAAGACGTTATGATTTCAAAACTATCAAGAATTTcggtaaatatttactattatacttacgatattattataatttataattttacgttaagattatattaagtactaaataattagttaaaaaccAAATGAGAAAaataacgtacctacctataatattcaattaggtatatctaacaataacattacattatattattatatgtgattATGATGGAaggtttttacttatttttttaaaaaatttaacttatatttttaatttttttccttctttaaatgttcatttatttagtataattttgattagtttgtgtttttatgagttttaattttaatcataataatcttTTGTTATtgctattgtttattattattattctgattgttttaaattttaattaaactctGTTGGTAAATCTACATTACGAGACTTAAATGCttgtgcacaataataatattataaaataataaaatatttataataataatatttataatatttattaatattattcgtttttaaaactatactcACTAGTCACTACCATTGtagaacattaattataaacattaaacattagtTTTGTATATGTGTCAACACGCGTATTTATtttcaatgcttataaataataaatatcaaaaatcaaaacgtaaatataataataaagtaacgATTCAACTTTGAATAAATTgattgcaaataaaatatagttttgatagcatatattaaatgcataaaatattataaagcatattaaatatacctacaaccaatacttattagtcattagtcattacatatAGGTCACAGACATATACTAAACATcttttattttaagtcaaaaccatttttttttgtgaaaagaaaacattttgtcaatgaatactacctatttattcaAGATTTTAGATAAATTCATtttctgtattaatatttaaaaaaataattgtttgttttacattacaatattacatattagtgtttaatacgatatatttatgaaattcatTAATACAATTTCCTTCTATATCAGATatctataactaataatataaattgtacttttattttcaattgttcaaataatataccttaatCTAGTCCACCTAATTTTGTATAACAGTCGTAATCGTAATTCgtacagtatacaatatattatgtaggtacctacaagtaaatatgcaacataatattcacaattccgagtgtaggtattatttgtaatttattgtttggaaACTACCGGTTCCATTTAAAATATCTCCTGTATACCTACCaggttataaaattataataattagataacatttgaatacaaaaataaaataaaatacaaagctCACAAAATAGTTGAAAgcgtgttttaataaaattaatacaaatctatgactatatagataatagtttgatatattttatgggtcgcgttaatatttttttaagcaactagtatacactatacaactATGATAACTCAacagttacaataaaataaaatacaaatatagaatTAACAGTACATCAGTAcattgactataaaaatattatgagttatatactatatataatacaccataATGTGGTAACTAAGatttttacgattttagttGAAATCGGTAAAATGATACCAAATAAGTTATCTAACCCTCAACTcaacgtttataaataaattaaatatttgtatggattaaaacataatagaatatttaaaaaaaatgtatagtaagtatctacctataatctatatacgaAGCAAATAattcgtaattttttattagatacctatagtaACATGATGCGTAGGTAATGCTATACAGATGGTCATTTACAATGATAAATAGAGTTTTATAAGATcttttgttaatttaaagttacaaaATGAATTCAATTAAATGGTCTAATACTCTAATGTTTGCAAATACACCTGATCTACCATGGATAAACTATATCGTTCCACGGATTAATGGAGATTGTTACGCGAATTCGTCACGGTTTATTTGATTATTCTTCCTTTGGACAGGGCAAACGCTATTTTAGTGATCAATGTCTAAAtacattattcttataaattaaaagcatacaaaattaaaatgtaaaatagaactataagttattgaataaaatgcAACTGCatatgtactatataggtacctacaaatgcTAAGACAATATTTAAGCatcagattatttaaaaaatattaaagtaggtataggtataaaaattaataagtgttATACTCATTTTGACTTCAGAATAACTTCTGAAGTAGACTGAACgtgttatttgaattttttaaaaaattatatttatttataactagctGATATTGAtcttaaatcaacattttaagaCGATAAGGtaactattatgatattatcattatgatggtaactctttttttaatattgctatAATTTGTAGTATTAAAGTAGTCAATATCCGCATATAGACATATAGGtaacctttatattttatagtttaagatttaaataaatgcctttatttatattgtataaactaatttatcttacaaaataaattaactcgtgtatcattcaattttattaattttatttagttatttaaaaaagtagcaAACGCAAAACTTATTACTAACGGTACCGTCTTCTTTTTGACCCAGTCTTGTGTTCCTCGTGGTCACGTCGTCATGGTATAATACTCAGTAGAAGATTTAATTATGCCAAGTAGTGCACTACTGAATCTAATTTTttccttatttaaaataacattattacttCTCAGCTTATTGGTATAGGTTTGGtgcttaaaaaacaattttctttccatattttttcactaaatttatttgttttctatttaataaaaaaaggaaaagtAGGTTTCCAGATTAAATTGCTTACGAACAATGGAACTATATACCTTGCAAATAGACATCAATATGCCTGACCAACGATGACCAATGTacttttttgttgatatatcgTACATATAAAGCCGTTATAGAAGCTGATAGGTATGCCCATACATTTCAATGTCAAATGACTGTTGAATCCGAcacactcaataataatattacaaaaaaataatacttttttgtgCAGATATTTGATACCTAAGTCAATACATCACGctcaatcataatatatagccaaTATAATGATTGATACGTAAATTATGTGAAATGtccattttcaatatttacatgatcatttataaaataggcCACCATTATAACATATTCGTTTGCACAATAGTACGGAATAAAGGTATTAGATATAGACGATATAGCCAATAGAATCTTTAAGTTTTCGAAAtagtgtaagtacctataaactattggtaaaattgattttaagtgggtacctataacctacgaatagttaatatgtaggtatgtagttTTGTATAGTGCCGATAAAGTACTCAATTTTTAAGCACTCTATAGAAGAGTATCTGCGGATCATCCGTTCTATACTTAAATTATGAGTAgatcaataaatttattgattttaaaactaaGCTTGTGTGGTGTTTTTATTGGttgttttgtaaaatactaaacaCATTCATACAGCTCTTCGCTAATCTCTGTATTGGAAATTGATTACTAATTTGAAGAGGTTATTTTACGAATTATCGAGAAAGTAACgagaaattatatgaaatatatgtaacatatttcactataatataggtattatactattattcctaccaactataattatatatatatataaatataaaatataaatatatactatgtacatatttaatatttatatatataataaaatctttcGTTTGAACCTATTTACTGgaaaatatttgttacattttgGATGTATTCATAAAgcataattagttattaattattatataggtgttcTACATTGTTGTTGAtttatacctaatcattttgattcacaatattatgtttattcttattaattttagttcatTTGCATTGCTATTTTTCTCATTCCGAGAAACATAGCTGTTGTACATCAATCACAAACATTTTCATCAACAGATTCGTCTACGGTTGATTCTGGGCAAGAACCTCCCGAAGGTTATTATGCTTTTATCGAAGCTCCCAGAATGGAACCACCTAAAGTCCGTTCTCCGCCTTATTTCAAATCTAACAAATTGTGTCCAGgtaaaaattatacacttattattgtaattatttataatataattttggctGTAGGTACCTGTAGCACGAAGTACGAACTATACATTTCGCACGATTACCTATACCCTATGTGGCTATGTTGTAGTCACGCAtttcgtaaaaataattgtgcttctatactgtatatatatttaaccatTGTAGTAAATAGTGtaccaaataacaatataaaataaaacatgaaatgacactattcatatattatagggGTCAACAAGAATCCATCagcaaaaacattgaataatctATGCGGAGATCTCAATAAAGGGTTTTTGCCAGTGAACCCAATGAAACAAAACGTTTTAGGATCACCATACCCGTTGTGAGTGTTATgacaattgaatattttaattttatttctgcgAATTACCGCATTCatcattttcaagttttaacgtacgtatattatgtagaatataatGATACAATCTTTTTAGTGAGTTAGTGAAGAATAAAACATTAGAATTCTTCAGCAGGACATTGCCAATACTCAAAGCGGATGAAACTATACCAAAAGTAGCCAAATATGTGCCACCTGAATCGTATTACCAAAGTAGTACGACCCAAAAATACTTACAGTAAGCCTATGTACAATAATCATATAAGATATCCTAATGGCCACGCCGCCGAAAgtttgtttcataataaaaaaaaagagatgataataagtaaataactacctatagacacattaatttataatatgtgcctATTCTTAATTTGTTTAGAGGAAAACCTTTTCGGCGAAGAGCAAAGTACACCAATACAGATTCTCTTGATGATGTAAACATGGACGACGACGAAGATGTTCCTATAAATTCTCAAAATAGTACTAGACATTCAAGAAAATTTTGTGACACCAGCGGCGGAGTGTAAGTtacattaaaatagtatttgtattaaaattagtgtggttataaatttaatattactgtCAATATGTGATCACTGatcacgataaaaaaatatatatttttttaatgaaaacattgacaaattatgatgtacctacctataaattataaataaaaataataattacaagtaaCGAATGTATCATTTATACGAAAATGTTAATAACAACAATGACAAATGcaatgagcaaaaaaaaatattattaaaacattaggtaggtatagagtacaataataaaattgaaacaaatctattaatacaattaaatacaaagaaATAAATACTTCAACTAGGTTATTTAACTTGGATTAGGTTTAGctcatgaaaaattaaatgacattggaataagtagatataataggtatgtatttattataatgatagttCCGTGAacctataattaaatgtatgtcataatcattaatcaccatacaaaaaattaaatctttattaatatacctaacttataaaaaaattatataaaaactattgtctattgtctatttactatataagatgaaaaattaaaataatatatttagtcttattattatataggtacatatatatcttattattatttatttttacatatgcattatgtataatttagtacTATTATCTAGTTCAGTAAGATGAaattataggtagtaatttatTGAAGTTTTTAGTTCGATGAATCAAAATAGTGCTATGgattacgtcatattataataatattataatatagacgttATTAATGTCGTATAGCGTGTCCTAGTTCGGATAGTTCCATCTGGTTTAATGTTGAAAACCCGAAATGAGAATTTAGTATGACTGCACTGGAGTGTTACGTTTGTactattgttgaaaataaaataaacaatttattttcaaataaataataaatgagaaTAAAaggtaaaagttaaatttttaacttaactctagttaaattataaaaggtattttttccataaattataatagctatagttataacttattgagTTATTCTTTTGATATGTGTTTAACTAGGTTGGTAACTTAGCGAGTTATAAGACAATTGTTATTGTGAACACTGaccttaatttatatattttaaatataagaggAAATTTCTAATTGCATTAAAAGCAAAATTATTTGACCGTctgttcttttaaaaatgtttacaattgtCAATTGTCATGTTATTTTTTACTTCAGATTTTGCATGCTCTATAAAGTAATACAAGGACAAGCACTGTCCGGACTTATGGCTCAACGACGAACTGAACAATTAGAATATAGAACACGTGACCCGGCTCATGCTGCCGGTAGTGTTATGGATGGGCCACCCACTCCCTGTCCGGCCAAAGTAGAATATGCTACACCAGTATTTGCACGGAACTACCAGGGTATGTGGCGATATGTGGTGCAAATTCCGTATGAAGGATATTTTACCCAAACCGTAGAGGTGACTAAGTGCACGTACGTACATTTTTCAacgtaaataatactatataaataggtatttctgaaaaataagaagtttaaaaatgaaatcattGTGTTAAAGTACccttatttttgaaaaattctatagatatactataaataatattatatataatatgttcattaataaaatatgtggttCCTTCTTAGTCAAACTAAATGTCATTACATAGAGGGAGGATGTCTGTCATCACCGAGATGGGTAAGCCTGTTGGTTGCAGAGGTT
This portion of the Acyrthosiphon pisum isolate AL4f chromosome A1, pea_aphid_22Mar2018_4r6ur, whole genome shotgun sequence genome encodes:
- the LOC100160712 gene encoding uncharacterized protein LOC100160712; translated protein: MISKLSRISFICIAIFLIPRNIAVVHQSQTFSSTDSSTVDSGQEPPEGYYAFIEAPRMEPPKVRSPPYFKSNKLCPGVNKNPSAKTLNNLCGDLNKGFLPVNPMKQNVLGSPYPFELVKNKTLEFFSRTLPILKADETIPKVAKYVPPESYYQSSTTQKYLQGKPFRRRAKYTNTDSLDDVNMDDDEDVPINSQNSTRHSRKFCDTSGGVFCMLYKVIQGQALSGLMAQRRTEQLEYRTRDPAHAAGSVMDGPPTPCPAKVEYATPVFARNYQGMWRYVVQIPYEGYFTQTVEVTKCTQTKCHYIEGGCLSSPRWVSLLVAEVYYPDTYLPSASNNRRLPVPPQQQGMYRTQAQGDDPPSVQDFQNYQQYLHKRATQGAPDPLPSQSSTSTSKKKPHCDGIDELGCFQVRLYYDWFLIPGSCKCWRPDYFARYVKRKSTSPEL